Part of the Vicinamibacterales bacterium genome is shown below.
GTCCAGACCGTCCTGGACGAATAGACCTTTCCGGGCTGCAGAATCGTCGACGGGAAGTTCTTCTGGTTCGGCGAGTCGGGATAGTGCTGCGTCTCGAGACACAGGCCGGTCCGGTGGGCGTACACGTGCCCCCCCTTGCCCTTGATCGTGCCGTCGAGGAAATTGCCGGAATAGAACTGGATGCCCGGCTCGGTCGTGCTGACTTCCAGCGTCCGGCCGCTCTTCGGGTCGGTCAGGCGCGCGGCGAACTGCGCGCCGACGCCTTTGCGGTTCAGCACGTAGTTGTGGTCGTAGCCCTTCCCGGCCTTCAGTTGCGGATGGTCGGCGTTGATCCGCGCGCCCACGGCAGTCGGCTGGCGGAAGTCGAACGGCGTCCCTTCGACCGGCGCCAGCTCCCCCGTCGGAATCAGCGTCTCGTCCACCGGCGTGTAGCGATCCGCGTTGACGGTGAGCTGATGCGCGAGGATGTCGCCGCTGCCCTCGCCGGCGAGATTGAAGTAGCTGTGCTGCGTCAGGTTCACCGGGGTCGCCTTGTCGGTGGTCGCGCGGTACTCGATGATCACTTCGTTCTTGTCGGTGAGGGTGTAGGTCACCGTCGCGCGCAGGTTGCCGGGGTACCCTTCCTCGCCGTCGGGACTGGTGCGCGAGAAGATCACCGACGAGCCCTGCGCCGTGTTCCGCGTCGACATGTCCCAGAGGACCTTGTCGAACCCGCGCCGGCCGCCATGCAGGTGGTTGGGCCCGTTGTTCGCCGCCAGTGTGTAGGTCCGGCCGCCCACGGCGAAGCGTGCCCTGGCGATCCGGTTCCCATAACGCCCGACGATGGCGCCGAAATACGGATGCGGCGGATCCGCCCAGTAGCCGTCGGGGCGATCGAAGCCCAGGACCACGTCGGCGATCGCGCCGCTGCGATCCGGCACCTTCAGCGACGTGATGATGCCGCCGTAGTTGATCGCCTGCAGCTCGATCCCGCGCGAGTTCTTCAACGTCGCCATTTCAACCGGCGTCCCCTGAAACACCGACTTCGTCGTGGTCTTGGTCACGGTGCTTCCCAGCAGGAGGATACCGGCCAGTGCGGGCGCGGTGCAGCGGGCGAGAGTCAGCATGCGCGCATTGTAAAGTAGAATTCTCCCCCGCGTGACTGCCGCCTCCCAGGGTCTGCGATTCACCGACGTGCGCAAGTCGTTCGGCGCCGTCCGCGCGCTGCGCGGCGTGTCGTTCGCCGTCGCCGAGGGGGAGGCGCACGGCCTGATGGGCGAGAACGGCGCCGGCAAGTCCACGCTCCTCAAGATCCTCGCCGGGATCGTCCAGCCGGACGGCGGGGACGTGCACTGGCGCGGCGAGCGGCTGCACCTCGGCAGCCCCCGCGACGCGCTCGAACGCGGCATCGGCATGGTGTACCAGGAGATGCTGTGCTTCGAGAACCTCACGGTCGCGGGCAACATCTTCGCCGGCCGCGAGATCGTCCGCCGCGGACGGCTGCGCGATCAGGAGATGCGCGAACGCACCCGCGCGCTGCTCGACGAGCTGCACCTGCCGATCTCACCGGACGCGCCGGCGTCGTCGCTGTCCGCCGCCTACCGGCAGCTGCTGCAGGTCGCGCGCGCGCTGGCGTTCGACTGCCAGATCCTCGTGCTCGACGAACCGACGACGGCGCTCACCGACGCGGAGACGGACCATCTCTTCGCCGTCCTGGCCAGGCTCAAGGCCCGCGGCACGACCCTGCTCTACGTGTCGCACCGCCTGCCGGAAGTGTTCCGGCTCTGCGATCGCATCACCGTCCTGCGCGACGGCAGCTACGTGAACACGTTCGTCAAGGGCGCGGTCACGCCCGATGACGTGGTGCGGGCGATGGTGGGACGCGAGCTGCCGCCGCGCGCGGTCATGGCCGCGAGGACGCGTGACGAGCAGCGTCCGCCGGCGCTGTCGGTCGACGGGCTCGGCCGCCGGCCGTGCTTCCGCAACGTGTCGCTGCGCGTCCACGCCGGCGAAATCGTCGGCCTGTTCGGGCTCGTCGGGTCGGGGCGCTCGGAGCTGCTC
Proteins encoded:
- a CDS encoding aldose epimerase family protein; this encodes MLTLARCTAPALAGILLLGSTVTKTTTKSVFQGTPVEMATLKNSRGIELQAINYGGIITSLKVPDRSGAIADVVLGFDRPDGYWADPPHPYFGAIVGRYGNRIARARFAVGGRTYTLAANNGPNHLHGGRRGFDKVLWDMSTRNTAQGSSVIFSRTSPDGEEGYPGNLRATVTYTLTDKNEVIIEYRATTDKATPVNLTQHSYFNLAGEGSGDILAHQLTVNADRYTPVDETLIPTGELAPVEGTPFDFRQPTAVGARINADHPQLKAGKGYDHNYVLNRKGVGAQFAARLTDPKSGRTLEVSTTEPGIQFYSGNFLDGTIKGKGGHVYAHRTGLCLETQHYPDSPNQKNFPSTILQPGKVYSSRTVWTFSAK
- a CDS encoding sugar ABC transporter ATP-binding protein, whose product is MTAASQGLRFTDVRKSFGAVRALRGVSFAVAEGEAHGLMGENGAGKSTLLKILAGIVQPDGGDVHWRGERLHLGSPRDALERGIGMVYQEMLCFENLTVAGNIFAGREIVRRGRLRDQEMRERTRALLDELHLPISPDAPASSLSAAYRQLLQVARALAFDCQILVLDEPTTALTDAETDHLFAVLARLKARGTTLLYVSHRLPEVFRLCDRITVLRDGSYVNTFVKGAVTPDDVVRAMVGRELPPRAVMAARTRDEQRPPALSVDGLGRRPCFRNVSLRVHAGEIVGLFGLVGSGRSELLETIFGLYRREAGTIKIDGVPIDPASPADAARAGIALVPEERQRQGLLFNLTIRHNLVLPDRTVKREVLIRTASERREAQALVESWRIKAAGVEVPPDSLSGGNQQKVVVAKWLATSPRVLLLDEPTKGVDVGAKFEIHEIIRREAARGAACLVASSDLPEVLALADRIVVMREGGIQGQIAGAEATEESVMQLATHESAAG